DNA from Argopecten irradians isolate NY unplaced genomic scaffold, Ai_NY scaffold_0442, whole genome shotgun sequence:
aaccacttcattcaaaaatggaatttacaatttcatcttaattttgaaattttcaatttaattattaattactggactattaaaacagtatagaacccctcggctacagacaaagtactgtggtacacatttctcttaattaattacttttcttcaactcaatcatctttttctccagagcacaaaaaaaagaacaggaaacaacagaaaaggaaagtaacatacatgtaggcctatatgttttctggaaatatatatgatgtgttaattctcacagcataggcctacatgaatgtgaagaattaaatattatcaatgtttgagagaatttcctagttgtaattctatagcagctacatggaatgtacgtttacatatatacattgtacgatacatatacatcataaaagtttctttccttccagctggacattcatgtcatctctctccagaactcaaatattgtttacaaaaaaaaaaaaacagagacatagataatttaattaaatctctgcaaaaaaactacacgaataattgaacacatatattgtacttgtaaaatatctatgtatgagctaatttattttcacatctttgacagctacatgcatggacgttctatggaacgttttcgtgtggttttaaatgggaaattatgtttaCGATTATTTTGTacttaaccttcatgattcggttgatgtaaaatacgacgaatgcgatgctgcaataattgccccttgccggggcccatctctgcatcggccgaatatttgtgtcgatttccatgtacaagatgcttttatcgaaaaattatcacaaagcattgtcattaatgtaagaatacttcatttgcatcaaatgtatcatctcaaaacaacaatttgcatacgcattagtggtttatcagtgaatagtcgggcaaaggaaaccagtctaaatgcgttctttggccttccaaaagtcattgtataccataatgatggtcaagttgagagtacacagtgtgtataccctttttggttttaaagaataatacctgaataggaacctgaaataacatgacaatcaatcaggtatgtgtgtgttgggggtggggggtggggctaaaagacagaagaatcaggaggatgggaagttgtaacttgagtggggggttgataaatatagaagaaatggctacagataactggaagtggaagggtgctttatcattgatctggtcattgcatatttggggtttacatggctttttttggttatttagtctcattgattttggagcaactttgaatccatatggtactgtatatctttcttttttccatgtgtagctatttcttctgtatttcaccctctgcccaagtcacaacttctaTCCTGATACGAGGGGGGCGAAATACTACACAAAAAACCCGAATCCATATCTCGGCGTATGAGGTTTATTTTAATTACGATGAAACAAAGTGAAGAACTGAAACAAACAGAAAGAAGAATTACTCTTTCTGATAGACAGAACACATAACAAACAACACTATGCTATAATGCAATAAATGTTACTCGAAAACGATATGACCTTAATTTGACatgatttactttaatatgtCGACTGTATATTTCCTATTCATAGTAAATATGAGTGATCgataacataacatacaataGGAATGAAATTACATTTAGTCTAAACGATTATAAACTCTGTAAACTCACATTTTTTGGACCACCCAAACTAATGGTGCGAGGGCCCTCCAATGGCGTATCTTGCGAAAAGAGCGAAAcaaaagggggataactctaatGTAACTATAAAGTTTTAAAGCGGGCGATGTACCGAATCTATGACACATAATATAATAcgaaataattgtataatgtaactATTTGTTACAGAACACTCCCCGTCTGGTATTGAATATGGGAAATACCACTATAATTAAACATACAACTAATAAGCCTTTCAAGTATACTTCAGTTCGTAGTGGTCACTTTAACCTACAGGGCAATCAACTAGTTCATTAATACACTTGAAATGTCCATGAAATTAGTCTCAGAATTTCCCATGATTGGCACAAATTACTGATTCTCTTTTTCTAAGAGTACGATAAGTTCCGTGATGGGTCTGACAtagtttttgatttttttgttcatCATTGCGATATAACTGAACTGTGACGGTGCGCACATGACCGTCATCACCTGGGAAAGTCTCCTTCACGATTCCATGGGCCAGTTGTTCCTATGGGAGTCCTTTTCTATAACTAGCACAATATCTCCAGGTTGCATATCACGTCTGCGAACAGTCCATTTGCGACGTTGTTGGAGAGACTGAAGGAACTCGAGACGCCAACGCTTCCAGAAAACGTTGGCTAACGCTTGAACTCGACGCCAATGAGCTCTGTACCATGTCTTTACTGTTAGTGTCGGTGATGTATTCTCCTGTTTCAGCTGGTTTCTGTGTAAGTAACATGCTGGGACTCAGAACTGTTGGATTATCCGGGTCAGTAGAGACAGGAAGTAAAGGTCGCGCGTTTACCATTGCAGTGACTTCCGCCATAAATGTAGTAATCACATCATGAGTTAGGTCCTTAGTCGTAGTATGGAAAAGCATAGAGTCTAAGATCCGTCGAACAACACCTATCATCCGCTCCCACACTCCGCCCATATGAGAGGAATGTGGAGGGTTAAAGATCCATACTGTTCCACTTCTAAACAAAAACTCCTTCAATGGACCATCCCCTACATTTACAGCTCGTCGATTCTCATCAAGTCGGTAGCGCCCACAAAATTGGTGCCTCGATCTGACCTGAATTCCGTCACTTTTCCTCTGATGGCGATGAACCTACGAGTCGCGTTGATGAATGCTGAGGTGCTAAGTTCTTCAACGACTTCAATGGGAATGGCTCTAGTCGTCAAGCATGTATATAGCACGGCCCATCGTTTACTGTTGCCAACACCACCTCTTGTCCGACGTGCGACAACATTCCCACGGGCCGAAAACGTCGACGCCCACAGAGGAGAATGGCGGTCCTGGTACGACACGATCTTTTGGCAGATCTGACATTATCTGGTTCCCTTCCTTGCCTCGAAACTTCCTACACGTGACGCACTTATGAATGATAGACGATATAAGGCGCTTGCCACCAACAATCCAAAAGCCAGCCGACCTGATAGATCCCTCGGTGAGATGGCGACCCTGATGTTTCATCTGTTCATGATATTGTCTCACAATGAGAGTGGATATATGATGAGCGCTGGGAATGATGATCGGATATTTCTCGTTGGTGTCTATCTTTGCGTGTTTCAAACGTCCTCCCACGCGCAGGAGACCATGCTGGTCCAGAAACGGGTTCAAAGCAGATATGCGACTATCTCTAGGACATGGATTGCCAGATGACAAACATTCGATTTCCGTCGGAAAGGTGTCTCGCTGAACAAGTTGTAGAATGAAAGTTTGTGCACGCGAGAAGGACTCGAGGCAACTCGGAGTTGAAGGTAAATTCCCTCCACCAATTCGCCTTGCTAATTTAATCAAAGTTCCCATAGCCGTAACCAACTGATGCCAATTGGAAAACTTTTCACAGCGCTTAAGAATTGTCTCACTTGATACTTTTGCCTTGGTGAGGAGACAGGATACCTCTGGCTGAACTTCCTTATCGTCAGCCGATACCTCTGGAACAAGGTCGTCGGAGAACTCTGTTCCTTCGAGGAGAAACGTGGGACCGTGGAGCCACTTGCTTTCCAACAAGTCCTTTGCGTGAATTGGTCTAGTTCCTTGGTCAGCGGGGTTATGTTCTGTTGATACAAAGTTCCACTGTTCAGGAGTTGAGCTCTTGCGGATCCTCGTTACGCGATTACACACACGTAGTAGTTATAGAAACGGCGGGTCTGGTTATACACGTATCCTAAAACCACTTTACTATCTGTGTAGAAGCGAAAGATGCTTAATGGCAGATTGAGTTGCTCAGATATAGTTTCCGCGATTTCTATCGCAAGAACAGCAGCACACAGCTCAAGTCGTGGTATCGTCGTGGTATGAAGTGGCGCAACCTTGGTCTTACCCAAGATGAACCCTAGCTCTTGAGTTCCCATCTTCACACGCTGTCAACAAGTAACCGACTGAGGCTATAGCTTTCTCTGAAGCGTCTGAGAAAACATGGACACTGATGTTCTCGCACTCTTTGAAGGATGATGAAGTATACTGACGTGGAATTCTGAGGTCCTGAAGATCATGTAATGAATCTCTCCATCGTTCCCACTCATTATAGAACTTTGAAGGAAGAGTCTCATCCCAGTCGAACATACCGTAGTCATAGAGCGCAGCAGTATTTTCCCTCCAATTGCAACAGGTGCGATAAAGCCTAGTGGATCAAACAAACTATTAGTCACTGAAAGAAACACGCGACGAGTGTACGGTTTGTCATCTGGAGATATGCGAAACAGAAATGAGTCCGATTCAAGATCCCAACTGAGTCCGAGACTGTGCTGGACAGGTAAGCTGTCTGTACCTATCTCCAGATCCTTTTAGTCTTTTGCGAGGTCTTCTTGGGGGAATGATTTTAACACTTGTGTGCTGTTTGAAGCCACTTTGTGAAGCCTTATGCCAGCTGTAGCGAGAGCTTGTTGCGTACGTTTCATGAGGTCAATAGCTTCTGGTGCAGATGGCAGCGACATAAGCCCGTCATCAACATAAAAGTCTTGCTCAACGAACTCCTTCATATCATAGCCAAAGTTGTCAGCGTTTTCACATGCAGTTCTCCGAAGGCCGTACGTAGCAACCGCAGGTGAGGGGGTATTGCCGAATACATGCACACACATGCGGTATTCAACCAAGTCCTTGGACATGTCATTATCTTGATACCATAAGAACCTCAAGAAATTTCGATGATCCTCACAGACAAAGAAGTTGTAAAACATTTGCTGGACGTCGGCTGTTACTGCGACCTGCTCTCTGCGGAAGCGCAACAAGATCCCTGGTAAATTGTTGGTCATGTCTGGACCGGACATCAAAGACATTGTTGAGCGACAGCCCGTCATGTTTAGCCGATGAATCAAAGACTCCGCGGATTTGGTCTCTCTTTTTCGGATGATACACTCCGAAGATTGGCAAGTACCAACATTCTTGACCGTCATGAAGCGGTGGAGCTAGTTCGGCGTGTTTTTGCTCAAACAGTTTCTGCATGAAGGTTATGAAATGTGCTCTCTTGATGGGATCCTTACGCAGTGTATTGTCAAGTATATGAGCGCGCTTTACTGCTTGGGACTTGTTGTTTGGCAAACGCGGTCGAAGTGGTTTAAATGGTAGTGGAGCTGTCCATCGCCCATGTAAAGTCTCTATCCATAATTTTCAAGAACTCCTGGTCCTCACGAGAGAGACCCAGTTTTTCGTCATCTACTGGTTCTTTGGAAGATTGAGTGTTCACACTCGTCATGCGCAGTGGTATCTGAAGGTGCACATTCCTTCACTCGGAGATTGTAGGGACAAGGTTTGCAAAGCGATGGTCGGTCCTTGATGAGCTAAGTCTTATTGACATTGACTGTGTCGGGACGATGCATAGTACCTAAACACGTTTCTCCAATTATTGTCCATCCTAAAGATGGAGTTGTTGCGCGTAAGGTGAACCGGAAGGACCAATACGTTGATCTTGTACGTGATGTACCTCAGGGATATCACGGCCTAGAAGCATGACAATTTTCTACACTAGGGTCGAGATCAGGAATGTATTGTGCGAGGTCAGAAAGATTGTGGGTAACTCAAAGCAACATCCGGAGTTGGAATTTCCTCTCGCTCGTTCGGAATATTGTCACATTCAAGTAAGCATGGTAGGTCCGCATTAAATGAACCATCAAGTGCTGAGACAATAAAGTCACATGCTTTCCTCCCTGTAGCTGAAGCAAGTCCAGAGCATGTCGATAGCGAGTAGTTTACAGTTTCgtactttttatcaaaaagttGGAAAAACGCAGGGCGTACAAGAGATCTATTACTTTGTTCATCTAACAACGcatacatctttactgtatTCTGTGGCTCTTGTGTAGGGTGAACATTTACCATGAGGATTTTGGCACACGATTTTACTTCGGCCACTGGCATTGTTAATACGCGTACAATTTGCCGTAACTTTCTCATTATGTGGTATGGTGACTGTTTTTACTGGTTCTTTGTCACGACTTTTCTCCCCGCCCGTCGAAATGTAGAGCTCCCGGATGTTCAGTGCTTTGACAATACATTGCATGTTATGTTCTTCGAACAGTTTTTTGTACACATGATCAGTGCTGTCACAACATTTGAAACAGTACCTCTTTTCTTTAAGGTATTTTCTCCTAACTCCAATAGGTTTTTGATCGAAATTGACGACAGGAGTTTAACGAATGGCCTGTGTGATGCAACGGACAAAGCGATGAACTGTCGATAGACTCCATGTTTCCTGTAGGTGAGATTTCAGTTTTGAAAGTAGAGACATGAGGTGCCGACTGGTTTCCTCGTTTCTTTGCGGGGGGCACGACTAACAGGATTTCTGTCCTGTTTCTGAGTACTGCTGTCTTTCGCAGTGTCGTTGTCATAGACAAATCCTGGATCATTCTTTATCTGACTCATCTCGCGCACGAATTCTATGAAGCATGAAAAGGGTGGGGAAAACAACATCAAATTGTTTTACGAAACCGAACAGCATGATTTGTCCATTTTTCCTGAATGTTGTGCGGCCAATTAGAGACTATAGGATTTATCCCAGCAGTGTGTGTTAAAGATATGAGAGAAGTTCTCGGTATGTCGTGGTTTTCCAATGGCAGATTCAATTTCCGAAAGAATGTCAGCAAGTTCATATAATCGCTTGAACTCCTTGTTCGTGTATCTTGGGaaaattgttttagttttgttttgagTACGCTCTCGACCATTTGGGGGCTTTCCGTACCTATTCATTAAGACGGTCCCATAGTCGTGTGAAAGACCTTTAACTGGGTTTGACGTACTTGCTGCACGGATGCTTGTCGCGTGTTTCACCGATTTCAGGTCCTAACCAACGTATTAAAAAACAAGTCAAGTTCTTCAGGTGGCGAGACATTGAATTCGTCCATGATGTTACAAAACCCAGGGGGGTTCTCCATGCAGCATAATTTTCGGTGGTGAATCGTCGGAACTTGTGTAGTCGCGAGAATATTAgatctttttttaaatagaaattgCGAAAGTTCAGACGCAACAGTGCTCTCCTTCATGACTGGTTGTCTCAATTCATTCTGCGACACATTTTCCATGTTCGGTTGTCTTTCTTCGTCGCGCGACACATTTCCAATGTTGTAGTTGCCTCGCTTCGTAACGCGACATATTCCTCAAAGTGCGGTTCTCTTGCTTCGTAATGTGACACATTTTCAATGTTCGGTTCCTTTGTGTCGTAACGCGAtccattttcaatgttttgtgAGCGAATTAACGTATTTCTCTGTACGCAACACAGTATCCACTACAGGAACATTTGAGATGTGCAGGAATATGTTATAACTTTCACCTGCAGCACTGATTGTCTCAAGTGCATCAGCTTCCAGCTTCCGCTGCGGCACAGTTTTTGCGTTcttgtaaaacatacatatCCGCATTTAGTTCTTGTTTTTTGTCGTTCTAATTTTGCTAAGTGTAATTTCTCTCCTCCTGCTCAATAAATGCTTGAGATGTTTACGTAACTCAGCTTCCTTTTGTACATATGCGACGCGAACCTTAGCAGCGTCTGCCTTAGCTCTCCTTCTAGCGGCATCAGAGCTAGAGTTCGAATGTTGTGAAATGCGATCGGAGTGTCGTGAAGTGCGACCAGAATGATCGGAGTACCTCGATGACCAATTGGAACGAGTCTCATATTCTGCGGAACTAATTTTTACATCTATCTGTTTAAGGACGTATTTTTTACTATGAAGTCTGATCTTTTGAAATTTGTTGCGTGATGAGCTACTTCACCTTGGCTTTCTGCAGAGTTGATTGTGTCCATGTAGGACGTAAATTCATCTGAAATCATGCAATATCCACCATATACTATTGACAGAGAAAGTCTtactttttttcagattttctaCGTTATCATCACTAGCACACATAACATTGTCCAACTCAGACTGGCACTTTCCCCAAGCAGAGGACAATTTATCCTTGAATTTGGTTAATGTTTGTTCATATTGTTCTTTGGCCTTCTCAGTCAGGACCCGTGTCCTTCGgctttcaaaaatgttttcctgAGTTACAGATGATTTGATCGACATATATTGTACGAATGTTCTAGTTAACTGTACACAAAATTGAGgctgtatatgtgtaatattaTATGGAAAGTCTTATATGAAGTAGTTTTCAAGTAGTGGTACGTGTGACACTAATTTGTACGAAATTGCTTGTTCGAAAACAGTTCCATTGGTCACTGAGACTAGTACGAGTAGTTGTACAAGTGTCTATCGGGCTGCATTGAAACACGATTACAGAGTGACCGAAATTTCTTCACTATCCTGATACGAGGGGGGCGAAATACTACACAAAAAACCCGAATCCATATCTCGGCGTATGAGGTTTATTTTAATTACGATGAAACAAAGTGAAGAACTGAAACAAACAGAAAGAAGAATTACTCTTTCTGATAGACAGAACACATAACAAACAACACTATGCTATAATGCAATAAATGTTACTCGAAACGATATGACCTTAATTTGACatgatttactttaatatgtCGACTGTATATTTCCTATTCATAGTAAATATGAGTGATCgataacataacatacaataGGAATGAAATTACATTTAGTCTAAACGATTATAAACTCTGTAAACTCACATTTTTGGACCACCCAAACTAATGGTGCGAGGCCCTCCAATGGCGTATCTTGCGAAAAGAGCGAAAcaaaagggggataactctaatGTAACTATAAAGTTTTAAAGCGGCGATGTACCGAATCTATGACACATAATATAATAcgaaataattgtataatgtaactATTTGTTACAgaacaacttcccaataggtaccacttt
Protein-coding regions in this window:
- the LOC138312724 gene encoding uncharacterized protein, whose protein sequence is MFDWDETLPSKFYNEWERWRDSLHDLQDLRIPRQYTSSSFKECENISVHVFSDASEKAIASVGYLLTACEDGNSRARVHLGIRKSSTPEQWNFVSTEHNPADQGTRPIHAKDLLESKWLHGPTFLLEGTEFSDDLVPEVSADDKEVQPEVSCLLTKAKVSSETILKRCEKFSNWHQLVTAMGTLIKLARRIGGGNLPSTPSCLESFSRAQTFILQLVQRDTFPTEIECLSSGNPCPRDSRISALNPFLDQHGLLRVGGRLKHAKIDTNEKYPIIIPSAHHISTLIVRQYHEQMKHQGRHLTEGSIRSAGFWIVGGKRLISSIIHKCVTCRKFRGKEGNQIMSDLPKDRVVPGPPFSSVGVDVFGPWECCRTSDKRWCWQQ